The following are encoded together in the Actinomycetota bacterium genome:
- the xseB gene encoding exodeoxyribonuclease VII small subunit, which yields MRFSDALSELESVVAALESGKLDLEESLEKYEYGVSLMRTLQSKLADAQQRVTMLVGELEHENED from the coding sequence ATGCGGTTTAGTGATGCGCTTTCAGAGCTGGAGTCGGTAGTGGCTGCTCTTGAGAGTGGGAAGTTGGATTTGGAGGAAAGCCTCGAGAAGTATGAGTACGGAGTCTCGCTGATGCGTACCCTTCAATCCAAATTGGCCGATGCCCAGCAACGTGTTACGATGCTGGTGGGGGAGCTTGAGCACGAGAATGAGGACTAG
- a CDS encoding histidine triad nucleotide-binding protein, which translates to MIVSGEIPSAKIYEDDEILAFDDIAPQSPVHALVIPKRHFSNLSDDVPSDVVCKLFESVARVAKLKGVDKTGYRVIVNNGNDANQTVAHLHAHVMGGRRMSHGMVTFD; encoded by the coding sequence ATGATAGTTTCTGGAGAAATTCCATCTGCAAAGATATACGAAGATGATGAAATTCTTGCATTCGATGACATAGCGCCACAGTCTCCGGTTCATGCCCTGGTGATACCGAAGCGGCATTTCTCTAACTTGAGCGATGATGTGCCCTCTGATGTGGTGTGCAAGCTTTTTGAAAGCGTTGCTCGGGTGGCAAAACTCAAAGGCGTGGATAAAACGGGGTACAGGGTTATTGTCAACAATGGCAACGACGCCAATCAGACGGTTGCCCACCTGCACGCCCATGTTATGGGTGGTCGACGCATGTCACATGGCATGGTTACATTCGACTAG
- a CDS encoding DUF4445 domain-containing protein, which translates to MALRVPVTFEPQGITVWVESGVPLTLAAEVAGVSVALPCGGRGICGGCAVKVAKGALASPAESECAMLRRAPEGVRLACQARVSGAVTVSVLQNDPREKVCAFKSPGFEGPPVIAIDCGSTMITVLVADSATGLQHSRASVINGQAGLGADIVSRVDLGLRGHGSELQAAITKSLSCALESACATAGIDLPDVQRTTVVGNPVMIATLLGADLSGFAAAPYLIPEQVKHPVHTEPLAHILGLSSEIFIVPPIASFVGGDMVAGLFASGVDRQTQHTLYLDIGTNAELALVHDGRITVTSVPAGPAFEGHGIAYGGVFGEGAVTGARLGDHDILLEVEGASTPKRLCGSGLVSVITLLRQAGHIDAAGRVWPQGPLGYRFKRIQEELAFALGEDGSGPYVFQGDVRAFQLAKAAVLAGVRSLIEKSGVSVRHTIVSGAFGGAVTAKQMMRLGIIPSDTGEVRVFNDAALLGAMALALSPDSISGFEDLYEIMAHEELATSDLFKRAFVDATSLEPWEGAHP; encoded by the coding sequence GTGGCCCTGAGAGTGCCTGTAACATTCGAGCCTCAGGGAATCACAGTTTGGGTTGAATCCGGGGTTCCGTTGACTTTGGCGGCTGAGGTCGCAGGCGTTTCTGTTGCGCTGCCGTGTGGCGGTCGGGGTATCTGCGGAGGGTGCGCTGTTAAGGTCGCCAAAGGCGCACTAGCCTCACCGGCGGAGAGTGAATGCGCCATGCTTCGAAGAGCCCCTGAGGGAGTTCGGCTAGCGTGTCAGGCCAGGGTATCTGGTGCCGTAACCGTTTCTGTCTTACAAAATGACCCACGTGAGAAGGTTTGCGCTTTTAAGAGCCCTGGCTTCGAGGGACCGCCGGTTATTGCAATCGACTGTGGCTCAACGATGATAACCGTACTGGTTGCTGATTCAGCTACCGGCCTCCAGCACTCCAGGGCTTCGGTGATAAATGGGCAAGCAGGGCTTGGAGCGGATATCGTCTCTAGGGTCGACTTAGGGCTCAGGGGGCATGGGAGTGAACTGCAGGCGGCGATCACAAAGTCGCTTTCCTGTGCGCTTGAGTCGGCGTGCGCAACCGCCGGTATCGACCTTCCGGACGTTCAGCGGACGACGGTGGTCGGCAATCCTGTAATGATAGCAACGCTTCTCGGCGCCGATTTGAGTGGATTCGCCGCCGCTCCATATCTCATTCCGGAGCAGGTTAAGCATCCAGTACACACTGAACCGCTAGCGCATATTTTAGGGTTGAGCAGCGAGATTTTCATAGTGCCCCCGATTGCATCTTTTGTAGGCGGGGATATGGTCGCGGGACTCTTTGCGTCCGGAGTTGATCGACAAACGCAGCACACTCTCTATCTCGATATCGGCACCAACGCTGAGCTTGCCCTGGTGCATGACGGTAGGATCACGGTTACATCGGTTCCAGCAGGACCCGCCTTCGAGGGACACGGAATCGCCTACGGGGGAGTTTTCGGAGAGGGAGCTGTTACCGGTGCGCGTCTCGGAGATCATGACATACTGCTTGAGGTTGAGGGCGCTTCGACGCCAAAGCGACTGTGTGGGTCCGGACTGGTGTCAGTTATCACCTTGCTTAGGCAGGCAGGGCACATCGATGCTGCCGGGAGAGTTTGGCCGCAGGGGCCCTTGGGTTACAGGTTCAAAAGGATCCAAGAAGAGCTCGCTTTTGCTCTTGGGGAGGATGGTTCGGGTCCGTATGTTTTTCAGGGTGACGTAAGAGCTTTTCAGCTTGCGAAAGCTGCGGTTTTGGCTGGGGTCAGGAGTTTGATAGAGAAATCTGGAGTAAGCGTGCGCCATACGATAGTCTCCGGAGCTTTTGGGGGAGCGGTCACAGCGAAGCAAATGATGCGCCTCGGGATCATTCCGTCAGATACCGGGGAGGTTCGAGTATTCAACGATGCGGCCCTGTTGGGCGCCATGGCGCTTGCCTTATCACCCGACAGCATCTCCGGCTTTGAGGATCTGTACGAGATTATGGCGCATGAAGAGCTGGCGACCAGTGATTTATTCAAGCGGGCCTTTGTTGATGCAACGAGCCTGGAGCCCTGGGAGGGTGCGCATCCTTGA
- the acs gene encoding acetate--CoA ligase, producing MSDGSKSIESMMSELRIVEPAKWVSEKAHIKSMDEYQAMYDRSISDPEGFWADMAEEYLHWQTPFNKVVEWEFETPRVQWFLGGKTNVAYNCIDRHLTTWRRNKAALIWESDDGSTATYTYQSLYFKVCRFANVLKKHGVKKGDRVAIYLPMLPELAVAMLACARIGAIHSIVFGGFSAQALRDRIQDCEAKLLVTADEGLRGGRPVSLKAMSDEALAECPSIESVIVVKRTGGTVEMKEGRDSWYHEEVNAPDISQHCDVEWMDSEDPLFILYTSGSTGKPKGVLHTTAGYLLYATMTFKYTFDYHDEDVFFCTADIGWVTGHSYVVYGPLSLGATSLMFEGVPTYPDAGRFWEIVEKHGVNQFYTAPTAIRALMRLGDEWPAKYDLSSLRVLGTVGEPINPEAWMWYFKTIGKERIPVVDTYWQTETGGHVITNLPGATPMKPGSATRPFFGIQPVVLNEDKSETEVGSGGRLCIKYPWPGILRGTWGDPENARVKEVYFTTFPGHYFTGDGARKDADGYYWLLGRVDDVINVSGHRMGTAEVESALVSHPSVAEAAVVGFPHEIKGEGIYAYVILRGGNEATPELMKQLVAHVRKEIGPIATPDLIHFVPELPKTRSGKIMRRILRKIAAGETDISGFGDISTLADPSIVQTILETRPAG from the coding sequence ATGAGTGATGGTTCCAAATCTATTGAATCAATGATGAGCGAGCTAAGGATTGTAGAGCCAGCAAAATGGGTGAGTGAGAAGGCCCATATCAAGAGTATGGACGAGTATCAGGCGATGTATGATCGCTCGATTTCCGACCCCGAGGGCTTCTGGGCCGACATGGCGGAAGAATACCTGCACTGGCAGACACCCTTCAATAAAGTGGTCGAATGGGAGTTTGAGACCCCAAGAGTCCAATGGTTTCTTGGGGGAAAGACTAACGTAGCGTACAACTGCATCGATCGGCATCTGACCACATGGCGTCGTAACAAGGCGGCCCTGATCTGGGAATCAGACGATGGCAGTACTGCAACCTATACATACCAGTCGCTCTACTTCAAGGTTTGCCGGTTCGCCAACGTCTTGAAAAAGCACGGCGTAAAAAAGGGAGACCGTGTCGCTATCTACCTGCCGATGCTTCCCGAGCTGGCCGTAGCTATGCTTGCCTGCGCTCGCATCGGAGCGATCCACTCGATTGTTTTCGGAGGTTTTTCGGCGCAGGCGCTGCGTGACCGCATCCAGGACTGCGAGGCGAAGCTCTTGGTGACCGCCGATGAGGGGCTACGAGGAGGACGTCCGGTTTCTCTCAAGGCCATGTCGGATGAAGCGCTCGCCGAGTGCCCTTCGATTGAGAGCGTGATCGTGGTCAAGCGCACGGGTGGTACGGTTGAGATGAAGGAAGGCCGTGACAGCTGGTATCACGAAGAGGTCAATGCGCCTGATATCTCACAGCATTGCGATGTCGAGTGGATGGATTCAGAGGATCCACTATTCATCCTCTACACATCCGGTTCGACCGGTAAGCCCAAAGGCGTGCTGCACACAACGGCTGGCTATCTCCTCTATGCGACCATGACCTTCAAGTACACGTTTGACTATCACGACGAGGATGTCTTTTTCTGCACTGCCGATATCGGCTGGGTAACGGGACACAGCTATGTTGTCTATGGCCCACTGTCGCTGGGAGCCACCTCATTGATGTTCGAGGGCGTTCCAACCTATCCGGATGCCGGCAGGTTCTGGGAGATAGTGGAAAAGCACGGCGTGAATCAATTCTATACCGCTCCAACCGCAATTCGCGCACTCATGAGACTGGGTGATGAGTGGCCAGCCAAGTACGATCTTTCCAGCCTTCGCGTTTTGGGTACCGTTGGGGAGCCGATCAATCCAGAGGCGTGGATGTGGTATTTCAAGACGATCGGCAAAGAGCGAATTCCGGTTGTGGACACATACTGGCAAACCGAGACAGGAGGCCATGTCATCACCAACCTCCCTGGAGCCACGCCGATGAAACCGGGTTCGGCGACTCGTCCATTCTTTGGTATCCAGCCAGTGGTGCTAAACGAGGACAAAAGCGAGACCGAGGTAGGTTCCGGAGGACGCCTCTGCATCAAGTACCCGTGGCCCGGGATCTTGCGCGGCACTTGGGGAGACCCTGAAAATGCGCGGGTAAAAGAAGTGTACTTCACTACATTCCCTGGACACTACTTTACCGGCGACGGGGCTCGCAAGGACGCCGATGGGTACTACTGGCTTCTCGGCAGGGTCGATGACGTCATCAATGTATCGGGTCATCGAATGGGTACCGCCGAGGTTGAAAGCGCGCTTGTATCGCATCCTTCAGTCGCCGAGGCGGCAGTTGTCGGATTCCCGCACGAGATAAAGGGTGAGGGAATCTACGCGTACGTCATCTTGCGGGGCGGAAATGAGGCCACTCCTGAGCTGATGAAGCAGCTCGTCGCGCATGTTCGCAAGGAGATCGGGCCGATCGCAACACCGGACCTCATCCACTTCGTGCCGGAGCTTCCCAAGACTCGTTCCGGCAAGATCATGCGCAGGATTCTTCGCAAGATCGCAGCGGGGGAGACCGATATCTCGGGCTTTGGGGATATCTCCACTCTCGCCGACCCCTCGATCGTTCAGACGATTCTGGAAACACGTCCGGCTGGGTAA
- a CDS encoding zinc ribbon domain-containing protein: MLVECKTCGKEIAKGVKKCVHCGANQRNFFLRHKILTGLMAIVALVVVVAALGGGDEQPGDTGTELPEYRVVSVEDFTFFGGPRYVYHVVVSTEASKAELEAIANEVIAQAQDETPFNAVSVAFYDYEEYVGHGLTPLGRVTPAPEGDWAKADQVNTGDYSAMSIKSEVRDVDWSKRLTQAEVEVWKAWRDEHRVRAAALDPEDIYAVVDEDLLSSDIAKQYDMAVDEVDAIMMKHSLNWRF; the protein is encoded by the coding sequence ATGCTAGTTGAGTGCAAGACATGCGGCAAGGAAATCGCGAAAGGCGTGAAGAAATGCGTTCACTGTGGGGCTAACCAGAGGAACTTCTTTCTCCGCCACAAGATCCTCACCGGTCTGATGGCCATCGTTGCACTAGTCGTGGTTGTTGCAGCCCTGGGGGGCGGTGACGAGCAGCCTGGAGATACCGGCACAGAGCTGCCTGAGTACCGCGTTGTCTCCGTCGAGGATTTTACCTTCTTCGGCGGCCCGCGGTATGTCTATCACGTTGTCGTCTCCACAGAGGCGAGTAAGGCTGAGCTTGAGGCGATTGCGAACGAAGTGATCGCACAGGCGCAGGACGAGACGCCCTTCAACGCCGTATCAGTTGCCTTCTACGACTATGAGGAGTATGTGGGCCACGGACTCACCCCCCTCGGGAGGGTGACGCCGGCCCCTGAGGGTGACTGGGCAAAGGCAGACCAGGTGAACACTGGAGACTACTCTGCCATGAGTATCAAATCCGAAGTTCGGGATGTTGACTGGTCGAAGCGCCTCACCCAGGCGGAGGTCGAAGTCTGGAAGGCCTGGAGGGATGAACACAGGGTTCGGGCCGCAGCTCTAGACCCGGAAGACATTTACGCTGTAGTCGATGAGGATTTGCTTTCCAGCGACATAGCCAAACAATACGATATGGCTGTAGATGAAGTCGACGCTATTATGATGAAGCATTCGTTGAACTGGCGGTTCTAG
- a CDS encoding NADH-quinone oxidoreductase subunit A encodes MSAYSVWFVLGLGISSMLFILVVFGANILLSPRNPSTEKNEPYECGMPQAGFAWNKVNLRFSTLAVLFVLFDAAAILLFGVAVALRGSPGSLIAFLPLLGFLCLGLLYAWRKGALQWHL; translated from the coding sequence ATGAGTGCTTACAGTGTATGGTTTGTATTGGGCCTTGGCATCTCCTCGATGCTCTTTATTCTTGTGGTTTTCGGCGCAAATATACTGCTTTCGCCTCGTAATCCTTCTACCGAAAAAAACGAGCCCTATGAGTGCGGAATGCCTCAGGCTGGTTTTGCCTGGAACAAGGTCAACCTGCGGTTCTCCACTTTGGCGGTTTTGTTTGTCCTGTTTGACGCTGCTGCCATTTTGCTCTTTGGGGTTGCAGTTGCCCTGCGAGGATCACCCGGTTCTTTGATCGCTTTTCTGCCGCTACTTGGCTTTTTGTGCCTCGGATTGCTCTACGCATGGCGGAAGGGGGCATTGCAGTGGCACTTGTAG
- a CDS encoding NADH-quinone oxidoreductase subunit B: MPSGIILSSVDALIDWSRGHSLWAMPMGTACCAMELIAASFSKFDFDRHGTFPRPDPRHTDLMIVAGTITRKMQPAVKRLYEQMPDPKWVIAMGNCAVSGGIFYYDTYSVVRGVDEFLPVDVYVAGCPPRPEALQDAVLQLRAKIGQESIGPNTFYVRKQNLPQSGDPR; the protein is encoded by the coding sequence ATGCCAAGCGGGATTATATTGAGCTCGGTAGACGCACTCATTGACTGGTCGCGCGGGCACTCGCTATGGGCGATGCCGATGGGGACAGCCTGCTGCGCGATGGAGTTAATCGCCGCCTCTTTCAGCAAGTTCGATTTTGACCGGCACGGCACCTTCCCAAGACCTGATCCTCGGCACACCGATCTCATGATCGTTGCAGGCACCATCACTCGCAAAATGCAGCCGGCGGTAAAGCGTCTCTACGAGCAGATGCCTGACCCGAAGTGGGTTATCGCGATGGGAAACTGTGCTGTCAGCGGAGGCATCTTCTACTACGACACGTACTCGGTGGTTCGCGGAGTAGATGAGTTCCTGCCAGTCGATGTTTATGTTGCGGGATGTCCGCCGCGCCCGGAGGCTCTTCAAGACGCCGTACTTCAGCTTCGTGCGAAGATAGGCCAGGAGTCCATCGGCCCGAATACATTTTATGTCCGAAAGCAAAATCTTCCGCAATCTGGAGATCCGAGATGA
- a CDS encoding NADH-quinone oxidoreductase subunit C, with product MNIEHLKERLCEIFPDLCPLFSSEYGDAVLRVEAKELYSSAADLKELGFDRLGMLTAVDRGETFELVYRLTSRSMSVGIFLKCSVDREHPVVMSLVSLWPAALWQEREVYDLFGIEFENHPDMRRILLPEEWIGHPLRKDYSDTSMVRRPDYV from the coding sequence ATGAATATCGAGCATCTAAAAGAGCGCCTTTGCGAGATATTCCCGGATCTGTGCCCACTTTTTTCATCCGAGTACGGTGACGCCGTTCTTCGCGTGGAGGCCAAGGAGTTGTATAGCTCGGCGGCCGACCTCAAAGAACTTGGCTTCGACCGTCTAGGCATGCTTACCGCAGTTGACCGAGGCGAGACCTTTGAACTCGTTTATCGGCTCACATCGCGTTCGATGTCGGTCGGGATATTCCTGAAGTGTTCGGTTGACCGCGAGCACCCCGTCGTTATGTCACTAGTTTCGCTATGGCCAGCTGCGCTTTGGCAGGAGCGTGAGGTCTACGACCTCTTTGGCATCGAGTTCGAGAATCACCCTGACATGAGGCGAATACTCTTGCCCGAAGAGTGGATCGGGCATCCGCTGCGGAAAGACTACTCCGACACAAGCATGGTAAGGCGCCCGGACTATGTATGA
- a CDS encoding NADH-quinone oxidoreductase subunit D: protein MEVTTVARPEPVEPGTAVLSEDEAEQGLVVNVGPSHPSTHGVCRVIVHLDGEVVTKAEPVIGYLHRGIEKMCENRTYLQVVPLTDRLDYVGSMYSNWAYSRAVERLASIRVPERAEYIRVIVAEMQRIASHMMSIGAASADTGAATMFIYAFDERERIVELFEEVCGARLTYNFVRPGGVSFELPPGWTEAVLRFTRAHRDALTEMDRLYFANTIARGRLKGIGVLSAEDAVSWGASGPVARGSGVNWDLRKHDPYSVYPRFDFDIPIGDRGDCFDRARCRLFECYESCRIIEQAISQMPEGPVMAEGLPRLLKPPVADVYDHIESARGSLGVYLVSDGSVRPYRVKFRSPAFCNLALLPMLAEGYTLSDLVVILGSLDPVFGEIDR, encoded by the coding sequence ATGGAGGTGACGACAGTGGCACGACCTGAGCCTGTGGAGCCGGGAACAGCGGTTCTCTCGGAAGACGAGGCAGAACAGGGGCTTGTCGTCAATGTTGGGCCGTCACATCCTTCGACCCACGGGGTGTGTCGGGTGATTGTGCATCTTGATGGCGAAGTCGTTACCAAGGCCGAGCCAGTCATCGGGTATTTACATCGCGGTATTGAGAAGATGTGCGAAAACCGCACCTATCTCCAGGTGGTGCCACTTACCGATCGCCTTGATTATGTCGGGTCGATGTACTCGAATTGGGCTTATAGCCGAGCGGTCGAGCGGCTTGCCTCCATCCGGGTGCCAGAGAGGGCCGAGTATATCCGGGTGATAGTCGCCGAAATGCAGAGGATTGCCAGTCACATGATGTCCATCGGAGCGGCCTCTGCTGACACCGGTGCGGCCACAATGTTCATCTACGCTTTCGATGAGCGCGAGCGGATAGTCGAGCTGTTCGAGGAGGTTTGCGGAGCCAGGCTCACCTACAACTTTGTTCGACCAGGAGGAGTGAGTTTCGAGCTTCCACCCGGTTGGACCGAGGCGGTTCTGCGCTTTACCCGCGCACATAGAGATGCGCTTACCGAAATGGATCGCTTGTACTTCGCAAACACGATTGCGAGGGGCAGGCTGAAGGGCATCGGCGTTTTGTCTGCCGAGGATGCCGTGAGTTGGGGCGCGTCGGGCCCGGTGGCACGAGGCTCCGGTGTCAACTGGGATTTGCGCAAGCACGACCCTTACTCTGTCTACCCGCGTTTTGACTTCGACATTCCGATAGGCGATAGGGGCGACTGTTTCGATCGCGCCCGGTGCAGGCTTTTTGAGTGTTATGAGTCGTGCCGTATCATCGAGCAGGCGATTTCGCAGATGCCAGAGGGTCCCGTGATGGCCGAGGGTCTTCCTCGGCTACTCAAGCCTCCGGTTGCTGACGTATACGATCATATAGAGAGCGCTCGCGGTTCTCTCGGCGTGTATTTGGTGTCGGACGGCTCTGTCCGGCCCTATCGAGTCAAGTTTCGCTCGCCTGCGTTTTGCAACCTCGCGTTGCTTCCCATGCTCGCCGAGGGGTATACGCTCTCCGATCTCGTCGTGATATTAGGCTCGCTCGATCCGGTGTTTGGGGAGATCGACAGATGA
- the nuoH gene encoding NADH-quinone oxidoreductase subunit NuoH, with the protein MSGLLHGIIWGLAAGTLIALAALFGVWWERKVAARIQMRIGPQTTGPFGILQTLADTIKLVLKEDITPTRADVRVFRIAPLIVFVPTAMSLAVIPFASGFAPLDISTGMLFFLAVPSLSALGILLGGWASRNTYATIGALRAAAQMISYELPRALSVLSIVVLAGSMRPLEVMEMWQPWWILITIPGLAVYFIASIAEVNRGPFDIPEAESELVAGYFADYSGIRWAVFMMSEYGGTVAASLFGAAVFLGGWTWLPGVWGIAVFVLLTLLFITAMIWVKWTFPRFRADQLMATAWKTLTPIALLQLAIVGVISPWL; encoded by the coding sequence ATGAGCGGACTGCTGCACGGCATTATCTGGGGTCTGGCCGCGGGAACGCTTATCGCGCTTGCGGCCCTTTTTGGCGTTTGGTGGGAGAGGAAGGTTGCGGCCAGGATTCAGATGCGTATCGGCCCGCAGACGACGGGGCCTTTCGGGATCCTGCAGACCCTTGCCGACACAATCAAGCTAGTCTTGAAGGAAGATATAACGCCGACAAGGGCGGATGTACGCGTTTTTCGCATCGCACCACTGATCGTGTTCGTTCCCACCGCGATGTCATTGGCGGTCATACCCTTCGCCTCGGGATTCGCTCCTCTCGATATCAGCACAGGCATGCTTTTCTTCCTGGCCGTGCCATCACTATCCGCTCTCGGAATCCTTCTCGGCGGCTGGGCGAGCAGAAATACATACGCCACCATAGGTGCGCTTCGCGCCGCGGCGCAGATGATCTCGTACGAACTTCCGAGGGCGCTTTCGGTTCTTTCGATCGTAGTGCTCGCCGGCTCGATGCGGCCGCTCGAGGTCATGGAGATGTGGCAGCCATGGTGGATTTTGATCACCATTCCAGGGCTAGCCGTTTACTTCATCGCGTCTATAGCCGAGGTAAATCGGGGGCCGTTTGATATCCCCGAGGCCGAGTCCGAGTTGGTGGCAGGTTACTTTGCGGACTATTCGGGTATCCGCTGGGCGGTGTTTATGATGTCCGAGTATGGCGGCACGGTGGCGGCCTCCTTGTTTGGCGCCGCCGTCTTTCTCGGCGGCTGGACGTGGCTACCGGGCGTGTGGGGCATCGCGGTGTTCGTGCTGCTGACGCTCTTGTTTATCACAGCGATGATCTGGGTAAAATGGACGTTCCCGCGTTTTCGCGCTGACCAGCTAATGGCGACCGCGTGGAAGACTCTCACGCCGATAGCCTTGCTGCAGCTGGCCATAGTCGGGGTGATCTCGCCTTGGCTGTAA
- a CDS encoding FAD-dependent oxidoreductase, with amino-acid sequence MEDSHADSLAAAGHSRGDLALAVNRTNSVKPRHHQAGAPVATPTEVPVAIRVTEEYPEGALGFLARVRSLLTGIGITARRAARPVKTISYPAEKLTLSDRWRGPLYLRGILGREEIPILQAESPEYNALIDSLHQAQRLAPCVGNCPANVDARGQNYFMADGRKVEAYELVRDRNIMPGVLGRICHHPCESVCRRGYYDEVVAIRPLHRMAYEAHRSARPPVRPFEPTRNQSVAIIGSGPSGLAAAWDLMKLGYKVTVYEKEKTPGGALFFGVPAYRLPRDILGDEIQQVVEHGLDLRLGIEIGKDVPIDHLIGEYDAVLIAVGLQLSRLLPLRGIEALGVRSALEFLRDANRKNDADVKGKRVMVIGGGNVAVDVARCALRVGASEVRLACLEASEEMPCHPWEIEEALDEGVIAMCGNGPDEVLQQDGKVIGMRLRECMSVFDAFGRFAPVFGEGSTDVDCDVVVFAIGQAPELADLVSGSDLLLTENGLLPVDGTTLTTEVPKVFACGEVITGPGSAIGSIATGHEAATSIHRYLSSEDLLEGRTFRPVSVHPRYGPATLDGVELSRCRVVMPMAAPDERVKDFRPVELGFTQLESLNEAARCLRCQSEVCVGCTFCARTCPAYALMVERIDDPGDRVVTRYDFDVSKCCFCGLCAEQCPTDALSHTGQYELSFFHRDLLLSDKYEMLRDPAGTRFTGRDGVRPQSAGGRE; translated from the coding sequence GTGGAAGACTCTCACGCCGATAGCCTTGCTGCAGCTGGCCATAGTCGGGGTGATCTCGCCTTGGCTGTAAACCGCACCAACTCGGTAAAGCCGCGCCATCATCAAGCAGGAGCTCCTGTTGCGACACCGACTGAGGTGCCCGTCGCGATTCGGGTTACAGAAGAGTACCCAGAAGGAGCACTGGGTTTTCTTGCCCGGGTAAGATCGCTCCTCACTGGTATCGGTATTACCGCTAGGCGGGCGGCTCGCCCCGTCAAGACGATAAGCTACCCCGCCGAGAAGCTTACACTCTCCGATCGCTGGCGCGGTCCTCTGTACTTGCGCGGGATACTCGGCAGGGAGGAGATACCGATCCTTCAGGCGGAGTCACCCGAGTACAACGCTCTCATCGACTCGCTGCATCAGGCACAACGGCTTGCGCCATGTGTCGGAAACTGCCCGGCCAATGTAGACGCCAGGGGACAGAATTACTTCATGGCCGATGGCCGCAAGGTTGAGGCTTACGAACTCGTTCGCGATCGCAACATAATGCCTGGAGTGCTCGGCAGGATATGCCATCATCCTTGTGAGAGCGTGTGCAGGCGAGGGTATTACGATGAGGTAGTAGCGATCAGGCCGCTGCATCGGATGGCCTATGAGGCGCACCGCTCGGCCAGGCCACCAGTTCGTCCCTTTGAGCCTACTCGTAACCAAAGCGTCGCGATTATTGGATCGGGTCCCTCGGGTCTGGCGGCGGCGTGGGACTTGATGAAGCTCGGGTACAAGGTGACTGTCTATGAAAAGGAAAAGACCCCCGGAGGGGCTTTGTTCTTTGGAGTTCCCGCGTATCGCCTGCCTCGCGATATCCTCGGTGACGAGATCCAACAAGTTGTCGAGCACGGACTTGACCTGCGATTGGGTATCGAGATAGGAAAAGATGTTCCTATCGATCATCTCATCGGCGAGTATGATGCAGTGCTGATTGCGGTGGGTCTTCAGCTTTCGCGACTACTGCCTCTGCGCGGCATCGAGGCTCTCGGCGTCAGAAGCGCTTTAGAGTTTCTCCGAGACGCGAATCGCAAGAACGATGCTGACGTCAAAGGCAAGCGTGTCATGGTTATAGGCGGAGGAAACGTCGCCGTCGATGTTGCCCGGTGCGCCCTTCGTGTGGGAGCGTCCGAGGTTCGCCTTGCGTGTCTCGAGGCCTCCGAGGAGATGCCTTGCCACCCGTGGGAGATTGAGGAAGCCCTGGATGAGGGCGTAATCGCCATGTGCGGAAATGGGCCCGATGAGGTATTGCAGCAAGACGGCAAAGTCATCGGCATGCGTCTGCGTGAGTGCATGTCAGTGTTTGATGCATTCGGGCGTTTTGCGCCCGTTTTTGGCGAAGGCTCTACGGATGTCGATTGCGATGTTGTGGTTTTTGCTATCGGTCAGGCCCCTGAGCTGGCAGACCTCGTTTCCGGGTCAGATCTTCTATTGACCGAAAACGGCTTGTTGCCGGTGGACGGTACCACGCTTACCACCGAAGTCCCAAAGGTCTTTGCGTGCGGTGAAGTCATTACAGGACCCGGGAGTGCGATTGGATCGATCGCTACCGGTCACGAGGCGGCTACCAGCATCCATCGCTATCTTTCGAGCGAGGATCTACTGGAGGGCAGAACCTTTCGTCCGGTATCGGTCCATCCGCGCTACGGCCCTGCGACGCTTGACGGGGTAGAGCTTTCGCGCTGCCGGGTCGTGATGCCGATGGCTGCTCCGGATGAGAGAGTCAAGGACTTCCGACCTGTAGAGCTTGGATTTACGCAGCTTGAGTCGTTGAACGAAGCCGCGCGTTGCTTGCGGTGCCAGTCGGAAGTGTGCGTAGGTTGCACTTTTTGCGCCAGAACCTGTCCTGCTTACGCGCTTATGGTTGAAAGGATCGATGATCCCGGCGATAGAGTTGTCACCCGATACGACTTCGATGTCTCGAAGTGTTGCTTCTGTGGACTATGCGCCGAGCAGTGCCCCACGGATGCTCTTTCACATACAGGGCAATACGAACTTTCATTCTTCCACAGGGATCTTTTGCTAAGCGACAAGTATGAGATGTTGCGTGATCCGGCGGGCACGCGGTTTACCGGCCGCGATGGGGTCCGTCCTCAATCGGCAGGGGGTCGAGAGTGA